The following are encoded in a window of Perca fluviatilis chromosome 21, GENO_Pfluv_1.0, whole genome shotgun sequence genomic DNA:
- the mki67 gene encoding proliferation marker protein Ki-67 isoform X2 has protein sequence MPLHGKIVVIKRSGGDGTEFPLISTCLIGRRPDCDIRIQLPQVSKEHCRIDLNENKEVILTNLSSVNPTCVNGEALQQSERLKHGDVITVIDRSFRFEYPPPPTPKKRSSKGGKTETLKVLQDQQVGAAVATETGEKRISEVTTDPHLKDGTNHDNIQRPLEKTVEVETKEDDGLLQSKTASPFNDLYQMIKKSLDVKTPRKSSASVLQTPTSRFCTPKPGSVRKNDGKPVLSTEDKSTPKKDEAKVSPVADETKGEAENVSNGTPKSVKKQRRSSQVPSTELARPEVGEAENAAGSEATSPQKRSRTPPQRFSACEVEPKSPVRRRSKEAEPAATEEQEEQAVTPTKTDGLRRSSPRNSGKEASKKRKYGEVAADSPTPQMKRKRVSFGGYLCPELFDKRLPPDSPLCKGATPRRSLCVSKPKQSLLRRASAIGLRQEFEEEHPGSPNVRSPAKMRTPSPKSSKKSPKARTPSPKAASPAKKSPKSKSASPAGVQTPLIQGRFSVSHISTPSPVAEDAVTDQVPLVTVTPKVPLRRKSLSRETPSTAKSAVKVMRRRSGISRASLKVKNSWADIVRFGPTKLQVAVPAKKTVTKKAAKKTVSKPQTPARKPKDHVSTGHADSPVTIVVGRAHKQKVLHPTGAAPRLVTNIALLKKNMKMDEDLSGISEMLKTPLNERKGRSVIGENDATKTPVGGLATSVVEPSVLNTPEEPGEMMVSPLSVSSTVKDRRYNTEAVQRLLNDDQESSIVSDGSASEIHCDDFSEQQCADLKTTSVTTPKQKPELPECLTGVKRIMKTPRQKAEPVEDIRGKILKTPKQKPEQQECLTGVKRMMTTPRQEAEPVEDIREELLTTPKQKPELPECLTGVKRIMKTPRQKAEPVEDIRGKILKTPKQKPEQQECLTGVKRMMTTPRQEAEPVEDIGEELLTTPKRKPEQQQCLSGVKRICKTPQQEAEPLEDVQGKLLQAPKALEAGDASLGGVEQTVETPAHMQESEDLSEMTDMKTPNVKSSPLVPPREKAKPVEENFGIKRLVKPEEDFGGLQELMEEPLAEPTGQLETNEVEDQTAPDCDEDVAKEADANEVVVDDHMEEVPSGHNDNESSDAVETISQAAVDENISVEQPTVDAADENISEQPTVGAADENISEEQPTVDEKISEEQPTVDAVDENISEEQPTVDADISEEKPTVAAADEILPVEQPTVDEKMSEQPTVEAIDENISGEQPTVDAAGENISGEQPTVDAADKILPGEQPTVDENISGEQPTVDAIDENISGEQPTVDAIDENISVETATGKVTEMDTTATEAEHEKKSVRGRRAKTAEDKREAAEQSEDPVVPAPVRGRRGKKTEAAAPPAVKQTTRGRNAKSQEDRDVELPMEKSASLPPKVAIKPRRGRNAKTASDDQLEMVQEVAPEIEQNPPIDVDQEAHDSAAPLEKAVLKPKRGRKTKQPEQPVPEQEDAPSTHSDGVPQADMANDANEVCSDQLELVLSGSDENQEQPTVETATGKVIELDTTATKAEHEKKSVRGRRAKTAEDKREAAEQSEDPVVPAPVRGRRGKKTEAAAPPAVKQTTRGRNAKSQEDRDVELPMEKSASLPPKVALKPRRGRNAKMASDDQPEMGPEKAVETTPATEISTEAVSDHTPMKENESAPPAEEAVLKPVRGRKTKLTPVEPPQPEKNEVVINEPLTVDAQPQKSIPALGKARRGRQTKPDAVERNEVMEDTVVAVETKQQSQPPVRAKRGRNAKQEEEQLESTSVETATSQEPAKKLRRTRKAEQDVEPREVQAVEMVIPEKTEAPLVAEPVMMDEQTAVAAKPRRGGRKAKQDPELETPVESTEVPAVSATDKLKRGRRGKQVTEEGGVPAVVPEEQPDHELEAEEKNITEPNAPVLKPSRARGAKTSVKKEVSQAVPAKRARRGAALALDESSAESTAPAPTSVEPAKKGRRAAAKPTADDATVTGEQPNPTEDSSDAVVEDAKMSKRCVRWKADLEVFDVSRVTPVKAVRGRKPKLAVQVDAESKTVSEDAEETEEKDLSDRVVEAQPVKRARRGAKVADVTTAEGESTRKVKSVEVETQPKTRRGRIAKK, from the exons ATGCCATTGCATGGGAAAATAGTCGTGATTAAGAGGAGTGGAGGAGATGGGACTGAGTTTCCTCTTATTTCAACATGCCTAATTGGAAG GAGGCCTGACTGCGATATTCGTATTCAGCTTCCTCAAGTCTCCAAGGAGCATTGCAGAATTGACTTGAATGAAAATAAAGAG GTCATTTTGACAAATTTGAGCTCAGTGAATCCAACTTGTGTGAATGGAGAGGCTTTGCAGCAGTCTGAGCGTTTGAAGCATGGAGATGTGATAACTGTTATTGACCGTTCTTTTAG GTTTGAGTACCCTCCACCACCCACACCAAAGAAGAGGTCTTCCAAAGGAGGCAAAACTGAAACCCTCAAA GTTCTTCAAGATCAGCAAGTGGGGGCCGCTGTCGCCACCGAAACAGGAGAAAAACGGATCTCTGAAGTTACCACCG ACCCTCATCTGAAAGATGGAACTAACCATGACAACATCCAGCGACCTCTGGAAAAAACTGTGGAGGTGGAGACCAAGGAGGATGATGGCCTGCTGCAAAGCAAGACCGCCTCCCCCTTCAACGATCTGTATCAAATGATCAAAAAATCTCTGGATGTCAAGACTCCTCGGAAATCTTCTGCCAGCGTGCTTCAAACGCCTACCTCAAGGTTTTGCACTCCAAAACCTGGTTCAGTGAGGAAAAATGATGGGAAACCTGTCCTTTCAACCGAAGACAAAAGCACTCCAAAGAAGGATGAAGCTAAAGTCTCTCCTGTAGCTGACGAAACTAAGGGGGAGGCTGAAAATGTAAGTAACGGGACCCCCAAGTCTGTTAAGAAGCAGAGGAGGTCCTCCCAGGTTCCTTCTACTGAGCTGGCCAGACCTGAAGTTGGAGAAGCTGAAAATGCTGCCGGCTCTGAAGCAACTTCACCCCAGAAGAGAAGCCGTACACCCCCCCAGAGGTTCAGTGCGTGTGAGGTTGAGCCCAAATCACCCGTGAGGAGGAGAAGCAAGGAGGCAGAGCCTGCCGCGACCGAGGAACAAGAAGAACAAGCAGTGACTCCTACCAAAACGGATGGTCTTAGAAGGTCATCACCAAGGAACTCTGGGAAAG AGGCGTCCAAAAAACGTAAATATGGAGAGGTGGCGGCCGACTCGCCCACACCACAAATGAAAAGGAAACGGGTTTCCTTTGGAGGTTACCTGTGTCCTGAGTTGTTTGACAAACGTCTGCCTCCTGACTCTCCATTATGCAAGGGGGCCACTCCGCGGAGAAGCTTGTGTGTCTCTAAACCCAAGCAGTCACTCCTCAGACGAGCATCAGCCATTGGTTTGCGACAG GAGTTTGAAGAAGAGCATCCAGGTAGCCCTAATGTGCGCAGTCCTGCAAAAATGAGGACTCCATCACCTAAATCATCAAAGAAGTCTCCAAAGGCCAGGACCCCCTCTCCCAAAGCTGCGTCTCCTGCAAAGAAGTCGCCAAAATCCAAGAGTGCATCTCCTGCAGGAGTCCAGACCCCCTTAATACAAGGGCGCTTCTCTGTGTCACACATCAGCACACCATCTCCAGTTGCAGAAGATGCCGTAACTGATCAGGTGCCTTTAGTCACTGTAACTCCTAAAGTACCCCTGAGGAGGAAGAGCCTGTCCCGGGAGACTCCAAGTACGGCAAAGAGTGCTGTAAAAGTAATGCGCAGAAGAAGTGGCATTTCACGGGCATCTCTGAAAG TCAAAAATTCCTGGGCAGACATTGTGAGATTTGGGCCAACTAAGCTTCAAGTTGCTGTTCCAGCTAAAAAAACAGTCACCAAAAAGGCAGCAAAGAAGACTGTGTCCAAACCACAG ACTCCTGCAAGAAAACCCAAAGACCATGTCAGCACTGGACATGCAGACTCACCAGTTACCATTGTTGTGGGCAGAGCTCACAAACAAAAGGTTTTACATCCAACTGGTGCTGCGCCAAGACTGGTCACCAACATTGCACTCCTGAAAAAGAACATGAAAATGGATGAGGACTTGAGTG gaaTTTCGGAAATGTTAAAAACCCCTTTAAATGAAAGGAAGGGGAGATCAGTAATTGGTGAGAACGATGCCACAAAGACACCAGTGGGAGGTCTAGCCACATCCGTGGTAGAACCATCAGTGCTGAACACACCGGAGGAGCcag GTGAAATGATGGTGTCTCCACTGAGTGTTTCGTCTACCGTAAAAGACCGAAGATACAACACTGAGGCAGTCCAACGCCTCCTTAATGATGACCAAGAATCTAGCATCGTCAGTGACGGCTCTGCCTCTGAGATTCACTGTGACGATTTTAGCGAACAGCAGTGTGCAGATTTGAAGACGACCTCTGTAACAACTCCCAAACAGAAGCCAGAATTGCCAGAGTGTCTCACCGGAGTCAAGAGGATCATGAAGACGCCAAGACAGAAAGCCGAGCCTGTCGAGGACATCAGAGGGAAGATTTTGAAGACCCCTAAGCAGAAACCCGAGCAACAAGAGTGCCTCACCGGAGTCAAGAGGATGATGACTACTCCGAGACAGGAGGCTGAGCCTGTAGAGGACATCAGAGAAGAACTTCTGACAACTCCCAAACAGAAGCCAGAATTGCCAGAGTGTCTCACCGGAGTCAAGAGGATCATGAAGACGCCAAGACAGAAAGCCGAGCCCGTCGAGGACATCAGAGGGAAGATTTTGAAGACCCCTAAGCAGAAACCCGAGCAACAAGAGTGCCTCACCGGAGTCAAGAGGATGATGACTACTCCGAGACAGGAGGCTGAGCCTGTAGAGGACATCGGAGAGGAACTTCTGACAACTCCCAAACGGAAGCCTGAACAACAACAGTGCCTCAGCGGAGTTAAGAGGATTTGTAAGACCCCACAACAGGAGGCTGAACCTCTTGAAGATGTTCAAGGAAAACTTCTGCAAGCTCCCAAAGCTCTAGAGGCTGGTGATGCGAGTTTGGGTGGTGTTGAGCAAACTGTGGAGACGCCAGCACACATGCAAGAATCTGAAGACCTATCTGAAATGACAGACATGAAAACTCCAAACGTAAAAAGCTCCCCATTGGTACCTCCCAGAGAAAAGGCCAAACCTGTTGAGGAGAACTTTGGTATCAAGAGGCTTGTGAAACCAGAGGAAGACTTTGGGGGACTTCAGGAGCTCATGGAGGAGCCGCTGGCTGAACCCACAGGACAACTGGAGACAAATGAG gtTGAGGATCAAACCGCTCCAGATTGTGATGAAGATGTAGCAAAAG aagCAGATGCAAATGAAGTTGTCGTTGATGACCACATGGAGGAGGTGCCAAGTGGACACAATGATAATGAATCATCAGATGCCGTGGAAACGATCTCTCAAGCAGCTGTAGATGAGAATATATCTGTGGAACAACCCACAGTGGACGCAGCAGATGAGAATATATCAGAACAACCCACAGTGGGTGCAGCAGATGAGAATATATCTGAAGAACAACCCACAGTAGATGAGAAAATATCTGAAGAACAACCCACAGTAGACGCAGTAGATGAGAATATATCTGAAGAACAACCCACAGTAGATGCAGATATATCTGAAGAAAAACCCACAGTGGCTGCAGCAGATGAGATCTTACCTGTAGAACAACCCACAGTAGATGAGAAAATGTCTGAACAACCCACAGTGGAAGCAATAGATGAGAATATATCTGGAGAACAACCCACAGTAGATGCAGCAGGTGAGAATATATCTGGAGAACAACCCACAGTGGATGCAGCAGACAAGATCTTACCTGGAGAACAACCCACAGTAGATGAGAATATATCTGGAGAACAACCCACAGTGGATGCAATAGATGAGAATATATCTGGAGAACAACCCACAGTGGACGCAATAGATGAGAATATATCTGTGGAGACTGCTACTGGCAAAGTCACAGAAATGGACACAACTGCCACCGAAGCTGAGCATGAGAAGAAATCCGTTCGAGGCAGAAGGGCAAAAACAGCTGAGGATAAACGAGAGGCAGCAGAACAGTCTGAAGATCCTGTCGTCCCTGCTCCAGtcagaggaaggagagggaagAAAACTGAAGCTGCAGCACCACCTGCTGTGAAACAAACAACAAGAGGCAGAAATGCAAAGTCCCAAGAAGACAGGGATGTTGAGCTCCCAATGGAGAAAAGTGCATCCCTGCCTCCCAAAGTTGCCATTAAGCCTAGAAGAGGAAGAAATGCCAAAACCGCTTCTGATGATCAACTGGAGATGGTCCAAGAGGTTGCCCCTGAAATTGAACAGAATCCACCTATTGATGTTGACCAAGAAGCACATGACAGTGCAGCACCCCTGGAGAAGGCTGTGTTGAAGCCCAAGCGAGGGAGAAAAACTAAACAGCCTGAACAACCAGTGCCAGAGCAGGAAGATGCGCCTAGTACTCACAGTGACGGTGTTCCCCAAGCCGACATGGCTAATG ATGCAAATGAGGTCTGCAGTGACCAGCTGGAGCTGGTGCTCAGTGGAAGTGATGAAAATCAAGAACAACCCACAGTGGAGACTGCTACTGGCAAAGTCATCGAATTAGACACAACTGCCACCAAAGCTGAGCATGAGAAGAAATCAGTTCGAGGCAGAAGGGCAAAAACGGCTGAGGATAAACGAGAGGCAGCAGAACAGTCTGAAGATCCTGTCGTCCCTGCTCCAGtcagaggaaggagagggaagAAAACTGAAGCTGCAGCACCACCTGCTGTGAAACAAACAACAAGAGGCAGAAATGCAAAGTCCCAAGAAGACAGGGATGTTGAGCTCCCAATGGAGAAAAGTGCGTCCCTGCCTCCCAAAGTTGCCCTTAAGCCTAGAAGAGGAAGAAATGCCAAAATGGCTTCCGATGATCAACCTGAGATGGGACCAGAGAAAGCTGTGGAAACAACACCGGCAACTGAGATTTCCACTGAAGCTGTGAGTGACCACACTCCAATGAAAGAAAATGAGTCTGCCCCCCCTGCAGAGGAAGCTGTCCTGAAGCCCGTTAGAGGGagaaaaactaaactaactCCTGTTGAGCCACCTCAGCCAGAGAAAAACGAAGTTGTGATTAATGAGCCTCTTACAGTCGATGCACAACCTCAAAAGTCCATTCCTGCTCTTGGAAAAGccaggagagggagacagacgaAGCCTGATGCTGTTGAACGGAATGAGGTGATGGAAGACACGGTTGTTGCTGTGGAGACCAAGCAGCAGTCTCAGCCTCCAGTCAGGGCTAAGAGGGGAAGAAATGCTAAACAGGAAGAAGAGCAGCTAGAGTCGACTTCCGTGGAGACTGCCACATCCCAGGAGCCAGCTAAAAAACTGAGGAGAACCAGGAAGGCAGAGCAAGACGTAGAACCGAGAGAAGTCCAAGCCGTTGAAATGGTTATTCCAGAGAAGACTGAAGCGCCACTTGTCGCCGAACCGGTGATGATGGATGAACAGACTGCAGTGGCTGCAAAACCCAGGAGAGGAGGGCGGAAAGCAAAACAAGACCCCGAGCTCGAAACCCCTGTGGAGTCCACCGAGGTCCCTGCTGTCAGCGCCACAGACAAACTCAAAAGGGGTAGGAGAGGGAAACAAGTCACTGAAGAGGGTGGAGTCCCCGCTGTCGTACCAGAGGAACAACCTGACCACGAGCTGGAGGCCGAAGAGAAGAATATTACTGAGCCAAACGCTCCAGTTCTCAAACCAAGCCGGGCAAGGGGGGCGAAAACTTCTGTAAAAAAGGAGGTTTCACAAGCCGTTCCAGCCAAGAGAGCCCGTCGAGGCGCAGCTCTTGCCCTTGATGAGTCCAGTGCCGAATCCACAGCGCCTGCGCCAACTTCAGTAGAGCCCGCCAAAAAAGGGAGACGGGCAGCAGCAAAGCCCACAGCAGATGATGCCACAGTGACCGGAGAGCAGCCTAATCCCACTGAAGATTCAAGCGATGCGGTCGTGGAAGAcgccaaaatgtccaaaagatGCGTGAGGTGGAAAGCAGATTTGGAAGTCTTTGACGTTTCAAGAGTAACCCCTGTGAAGGCAGTCCGAGGTAGGAAACCGAAACTTGCAGTCCAAGTCGACGCTGAAAGCAAAACCGTGTCAGAGGATGCTGAGGAAACTGAAGAGAAGGATCTCTCAGACCGAGTTGTTGAAGCTCAGCCCGTCAAGAGAGCCAGGCGAGGGGCGAAGGTCGCGGATGTAACCACCGCTGAAGGGGAGTCCACACGCAAGGTGAAAAGTGTTGAGGTGGAGACACAGCCAAAAACCCGAAGAGGAAGAATCGCTAAGAAATAA